The Microbacterium trichothecenolyticum sequence TGAGAGCCGCGGCAGCGAGCGCGGAAAGAGTGCGGGGGTACACGGCGAAGTCCTTCGAAGCGGGAGGGATGCCGGTGCGCCCCGCCACGCGAGCGGCGGGGCGCACCGGGGTGACGGTCAGTCCTTGGCGAACAGCGTGAGGGTGATCTCGCTGCCGTAACGGCCGCTCTCGGCGTCGGCCGGCACCGTGAGGGCGAGGTCGGCGCTCACCTTCGTCTGGCCCACGCGCTCCACGCGGTCGGCGTCTGCGAGAGTCGACGGACGCTCGAGCGTCGCCGTTGCCCCCGCGACGGCTCCCGACTGCGAGCTCACCACGCGCGGCGTCCACGCGAGGTTCTCGGCGCCGAAAGAGCGGTTGCCCGCGACGAACGCCGAAGCCGAGCCCGCGAGAGTCCACCCGCGCCCCTGTGCCTGCGCCTCGTTACGGGTGTCTTCGACCGTGATCTCGGGCAGGACCGCCGATCCTCCGTCGAAGACGACGGGGCCCTCGAGGGCGGGCAGTGCCAGGCTCAGGCGTCCGGCCGAAGCGGGAAGCGGCACGGAGGCCTCCACGCCCACGGCGCCGTCGGCGGCGCGGCCGTGGCCGATGAGGTCGAAGAGCGTCTTGCCGATGTCGGTGTTGTCGAGGTACGCGCCACGGACGAAGTCCCACTTCGTCGCACGCGCCTGCAGCACCTCGGAGCCCGCGCCCTTGGCGTACAGCGGAACGAGGGCGTTGGTGTGCCCACCCGAGTGCCACGACACGTTCGGCAGCTGGCCGGCGGTTCCGGTGAGGGCCGTCCACCCCGCGCTCGCGCCCGCACCGGGGCCGGCGAGGTAGCCGGTCTCGTGGTCGGCGGTGACGACGACGAGCGTCTCGTCCCAGTTGGAGTGCGTCTCGACCCACTCGGTCACGGCTTCGACGGAGTCGTTGAACGCGAGCTGCTCCTCCACGATGCGCGTGGTCTGGTTGGCGTGACCGGCCCAGTCGACCGCACCGCCCTCGACCATGAGGAAGAAGCCGTCGTCGTCCTTCTCGAGCACGTTCAGCGCGGCCCGTGCCGAGGTCGCGAGCGAGGGCACGTCGGCGTTGGCCGGGTCTGTGCCGGGCGCGACCGTCTTGTTGGCCACGCCGGGACGGCTGTACTGGAAGGTCTCGGCGACGCGCGCGAGCCCGAAGAGCTTGTCGGGCACGTTCTCCCCCGCGGCCACGCGCTCGAAGTCGGCCTTGCTCTCGACGTACGAGAAGGGCGTCTTCCCCTGCGTCACGCGCTCGAAGTCGGCCTGCGAGATCCACGAGCCGGCACCGAAGTGCGAGGCGCGGGTGGTGTTGGCATCCGTGTAGTTCGGGTGTCCACCGCCGATGAGCACGTCGACGCCGGAGTCGATCATCTCGGCCGCGAGGCCGTGGTAGTCGTTGCGGCTGGCATTGTGCGCGATGAAGCCCGCGGGAGTCG is a genomic window containing:
- a CDS encoding alkaline phosphatase — translated: MDKRTTGRSRRLIVTSTVAGLALGVTPAVAASAEEQETPAPRNVIVLISDGGGYNQFDAARLYETGASYQQVAVAPNSGVATKVPGTASQVYDSFPVQVGQSHYSASGRASYSPEEAWGAFTWVASGATDSAAAGTALGTGVKTTNGTLGFDPQGGKLLTVGEQALDAGKKVGLVTSVPFNHATPAGFIAHNASRNDYHGLAAEMIDSGVDVLIGGGHPNYTDANTTRASHFGAGSWISQADFERVTQGKTPFSYVESKADFERVAAGENVPDKLFGLARVAETFQYSRPGVANKTVAPGTDPANADVPSLATSARAALNVLEKDDDGFFLMVEGGAVDWAGHANQTTRIVEEQLAFNDSVEAVTEWVETHSNWDETLVVVTADHETGYLAGPGAGASAGWTALTGTAGQLPNVSWHSGGHTNALVPLYAKGAGSEVLQARATKWDFVRGAYLDNTDIGKTLFDLIGHGRAADGAVGVEASVPLPASAGRLSLALPALEGPVVFDGGSAVLPEITVEDTRNEAQAQGRGWTLAGSASAFVAGNRSFGAENLAWTPRVVSSQSGAVAGATATLERPSTLADADRVERVGQTKVSADLALTVPADAESGRYGSEITLTLFAKD